Below is a genomic region from Trichoderma asperellum chromosome 2, complete sequence.
TGTCGCGGGACATCTTCGACGCTATGCTGAGCCCTGGAGATTTCattgcttttctttcatttaaGACAGTCAAAGATGCGTCAGAGCTTGTTAACACATATGAAGAGCGAGATGGTGCCAGAATTAGACAAGAGAGAGTTATAAGAGATTGTGGAATGCATAATAGGTATGAAGCCTTGCAATATCACCCAGAGGCCAAATGGAAGGCTGCATAGCTAATAGATGTAATATACAACGGTTATATGactctttataatatccAAGGGCTtagttaaaaaagataacATTTGAGTACTTATTATATTGCGCAATGTAATAATTGTGTaatgtaataataatatatttcaaGGTATATCTTACTATTGCAACACAGGCGGCCGAAGCGGCATATGACCCGAGCACCTGACATATTGACTGTAGATACCTAAGCTAGTTTCATGTTGGGATTATACATGCAAGGTTTGTCTTCATCGCCCCCAATATCATTTCAATGATTGGTCTGTCGAATATGGCGGATTTTCGCATGTAAAATGGTCTAGTCTTatttactagtattattggATCATGCCAGCTGCAGGTAGCCAGTCAGTGTGATCTTTGAGAGGCAGTGGTGTTGTCCAACGATGAATATGGCCGGTATTCTCAGTAACTCTAAGGGTGGTTCCCCACCCATCCGTCTTAACACAGGCCTTCTGGATCGCATCCCAAGCGTTTACAGCTCTTTCACGTCCAAGGTCGTGATCGCGGTGGGCCTTGCTGCGCCAACCAGCTGCAAGAACTCCACATTTACCACTTCCCAGCGAGGCATAGCCGTGGTAATCGGTGAGAACTGGTTTATCTATTTCACCCCAGATGTATCCAGTACAGCCATCAGACTTTGCAACAGCTGCAAAGAATTCAGGCGCAACTTCAGTCCACTTCTCTTCGCCAATTCCCTAGAAAAAGGTGACTGTTGTATACGGAGCATAGTAAACTTTATTGCGATCATTGGTGTTCGGATGAATAACGTAGACATTGGTATCACTCTGAATGTCTAAGAGGACTGGCGGTGTTGGTCCATTGATGAGAGCCTTGTGAACATCATGCTCTTTGCGGGTGCCATAGTCTTATTCCAGCTATTAGAAAAAAGAGCGTGATACAAATTGTAAACATCAGACATACCAATGAAGTGGATAACCTTCTCTGGGTACTTGTCACTTCTACCCCAGCAGCCGCGGGAGCAGCCAGGAATGGTAGTGGCGGCTTCATAGAAGGCCCTCTGATACTTCTTTCCATCTTCGGTAGTTTCATCTTCGATTGTGTGATTTTCAACAGTGGTGACTGCCACCTCGATAGCTGGGTAAACCATTTTGATGGGATATAAAAGCTGTATTTATATTGTATTGTATCGCTTGTTGTCTGTAGTCAATCGCCTCTTATTGCTGATGTTGACTCTTGATGCCgaattaaaataactaggCTATGATATGAGACCATAACCgcctttaaatacttttgaTTGAATTACAAAAAGTCTGATATGTATTGCGTCAACGCCGAACTTGAAGAGCCATGCTCAGCTAGAACGATAATCACACCGGTAATTACTAAATTGTGGGCTCAAATATGTAAGTCATATTCCCTTGTCGGGAAATGTCTGCCGTATCTTAGAACCCTTGACGCCACTGTAAACTCAATATTATTACCGTGATTATCGGAACAACTACTTAATGAAATGGGTCTAACTGCTCTGTTGCTTTTGAACGATGCGTGCGGTAAGCTAAAGACTTCCCGCTGTATTTTCCTGATTAGTGGCCAATGTTCTAGTGCTAAGCTAGATAGATAACTAAATAAGTAAGGTAAGCTAGAATTCGCGTTGTTCCGTTCATGATTAGTGGCATGCTGTATACATATCTGTTTTGTGTATTTACAGTCAACTATGCGGCTGCTGTTTTCAAGACATTTCTCTCAATTTTCCTTCCAATATATATCATGTAATTACAGACAAGCTTGAATTTGCTTCACGCCGCTTGGTGTAGAAAACAAAATCCTgcaaatatttctttatacaGCTTGGACAAACCGATGCCTACTTCGTAGTTTGTCGCATAACGACAATAAAAGACTGCCCCACACAAACACCAACGTTTAGTATTGAGTACGAAGCGCCTATGACTGATCAGAGATCTCCCGCTCTTCTGAAATAGGGCAAGCGATTAGGAATATACAATTCACCACAGCAAGCACGTGTACTGGAGAAGACGAGTGTTTctttgcatctctctgcatTAGCTatcttatttcttttttgcttagGGGTCACTCCTTGAGGCATTCCTACTCAAGTGCACATCCACAAAGGCGGTTGTAAAATTTCCCCGGTTGCTGCAGCTAGATACGCTCATGTCTATAGTGCAAACTGATAACTATCCCTGTTAGGTATATATGCATACGATGCGTGAAGCTCGATATGTCGCTATATTTAAACTGCGCACAGTACGAAAGTCTTTCCCGTTTTAACGGGGGTGAGCAGATGATCATGATATACTTTCTAACAATATTGTTTTATTAGATTCGTCTTGCTCGTCTTGGTAAATACGAAGTCTCTGAAAATACAACTTTGAACCCTATTATCTCCTACTTCACACGCTAGCCTGATGCTGAAAGAGTTTTTAGCCCTATTCTACAGTGACGAAAGATCGGGATCATGCTTCGCCTCTGACGTATTTCTCCGCATCAGAATTACCCTACCCCTCCAAAGATTCCCAGGGTCTTGGAGCTGGTGGATACGGGGCATGTCGGCTGGGACGATGTTACTACTACTAACA
It encodes:
- a CDS encoding uncharacterized protein (EggNog:ENOG41), with the protein product MVYPAIEVAVTTVENHTIEDETTEDGKKYQRAFYEAATTIPGCSRGCWGRSDKYPEKVIHFIDYGTRKEHDVHKALINGPTPPVLLDIQSDTNVYGIGEEKWTEVAPEFFAAVAKSDGCTGYIWGEIDKPVLTDYHGYASLGSGKCGVLAAGWRSKAHRDHDLGRERAVNAWDAIQKACVKTDGWGTTLRVTENTGHIHRWTTPLPLKDHTDWLPAAGMIQ